From the Streptomonospora nanhaiensis genome, the window CCACTCCTCGACCAGCAGGGAGTCCAGGCGGGACAGCGGCATGACGCCCGCGTTGGCGACCAGCGCGTCGACCCGGCCGTGGCGGGCGCGGGCGGCCTCGACGAAGGCCGCGGTGTCGGCGCGGTCGGTCACGTCCAGCCGCACGGCCAGCAGGCTGCCGCCCGAGAGCGCGGCGGAGTCGGCGGTGCGCCGGGCGAGGGCGTCCAGGCGGTCGGTGCGGCGGGCGCCCGCCACGACGTGGTGGCCCTGGGCCACCAGGCGGACGGCGATCGCCTCGCCGATGCCGCTGCTGGCACCGGTGACCAGGACGACGCGGGGCTGCTGTGCCGGCGTAGTCGGGATGTCGGTTGTGTCCATGGCATCGACTCTGCCGGTGCGGCCGGGGCCGAGGAAGGGCGCCGTTGTCCTGGGTGCGCTGTGCCCAGGCTCGGTGCGGGCGCGCCGCCTAGGGTGGGCGCCATGAGCGAACTCGGGGAGTACCTGCGCGCCCGGCGCGGGCGCATCACGCCCGAGCGGGCGGGCCTGGTGAGCACGGGCCGGCGCCGCGTCAGCGGGCTGCGCCGCGAGGAGGTCGCGCTGCTGGCGGGGATGAGCGCCGACTACTACACCCGGCTGGAGCAGGGACGGGAGCGCACGCCGTCGGCCCAGGTGGTCGACGCCCTGGCGGCGGCGCTGCGCCTGGACGAGGACGGCCGGCAGCACCTCTTCCGCCTGGCCGGGCTGGCGCCGCGCGCCCGGTCGGGCGCCGTGCCCGACCGGGTGGACCACGGCCTGCTGCGGCTGATGGACGCCTGGCCCGACAACCCGGCGATGGTCTACAACCCCGCCTACGACGTGCTGGCCGCCAACGCGATCGCCGACGCGCTGTTCAGCGGCTGGGCGCACTCGCGCAACCTGCTGCTCGTGGTGTTCACCGACCCGGCCGCGCGGTCCTTCTACCGCGACTGGGACGTGGTGGCGCGCAACGCGGTCGCCGGGTTCCGGCTGGGCCACGGCCACGCGCCCGAGCACCCGCGCGTGCGCGAGGTGCTGGCCGAACTGCTGGCGACCAGCCCGGAGTTCGCGGCGCTGTGGTCCTCCCACGAGGCGCGGGGCAAGGCGCCGGAGAGCAAGCGGTTCCTCCATCCCGAGGTGGGTCCGCTGGAGCTGACCATGCAGACCTTCGACGTGCGGTCCAGCCCCGGGCAGGAACTGGTGGTCTACCACGCCGAGCCGGGGTCCTCCAGTGCCGAGGCGCTGTCCCTGCTGGGCTCGCTCGCCGCGACGGCCCGGCGGGACGCCTAGCGGGTTGAAGATCTCCGACCGCGAATGCGGTAGCGTTTCTTCAACCCCGAGACCGGAGGAACGCATGCTGCCCGATCCGCACGGCGATCTGGACCTCCACCGCCTCCACTCCCGCCTGGCACATATCGGCACCTCGTGGCGCGTCCTGGAGCGCGCCATCCGCATGGGCGAGGCCGGCTGGCGCCAGGCCACCCCCAACCACAGCGCCGGCGCGGCGGGCCGGTTCGGCTACGAGGCGCGGCTGTCGGCCCTGCGCGAGGGCCAGAAGTCGGAGTTCGGCTGGGACAACGCCCGCCTGATGCAGATCGACCTCACCGTGAACCCCGAGCGCACCACGGCCATCCAGACCATGCTGGGCAACTCCGCCACCGGCCACCCCGCCGAGACCCCGCGCAACCTGCACCCGCGCGGGCCCAACGGCCAGGTGCTGCTCGCGCAGGGCGGCGGCGACCAGCTCGCGCTCTTCGACGCCGAGCCGCTGCGCGCGCCGGGCGACGAGGTCCAACTCGACGGCGCCGACCACCCCGAGGTCTGGGTGCTGCTGGTCAACCGGATGACCCGGCCCGGCGACGACACCGTGTACTGGCACAGCGAGCTGTCGCTCCCCCGGCCCACGAACGAACAGGGGTACATTACCGACTGGATCGAGCGCCTCCCGCTGCCGGTCGTCGCGGCCGGACCGGTCGTCTTCCCCGACGAAGGCGAGGTGCCGGGCGGGCTCGTCATCCCGGTGGACTTCCGCTGAGGCGGTCCACCGCCCGGCCACCACCCACCACACGACAGGGCGCACACCACACATGGTCACCCCTTCCCGCATCCAACTCGCCCGCGAACGGCGAGCGGTGACCCTGGCGCAGCTCTCGCGGACCTGCGGGATCTCCCAGCAGAGCCTGTCGCGCTACGAGAACGCGCGCGCCGAGCCCTCGGCCGGCACCCTGGCCGCGATCGCCGCGGCGCTGCGGTTCCCGGTCGCGTTCTTCACCGCC encodes:
- a CDS encoding helix-turn-helix transcriptional regulator, which encodes MSELGEYLRARRGRITPERAGLVSTGRRRVSGLRREEVALLAGMSADYYTRLEQGRERTPSAQVVDALAAALRLDEDGRQHLFRLAGLAPRARSGAVPDRVDHGLLRLMDAWPDNPAMVYNPAYDVLAANAIADALFSGWAHSRNLLLVVFTDPAARSFYRDWDVVARNAVAGFRLGHGHAPEHPRVREVLAELLATSPEFAALWSSHEARGKAPESKRFLHPEVGPLELTMQTFDVRSSPGQELVVYHAEPGSSSAEALSLLGSLAATARRDA